One genomic segment of Deltaproteobacteria bacterium includes these proteins:
- a CDS encoding tryptophan-rich sensory protein, with protein sequence MRQRDLRSPLVLIGFLALSFIVALSGIRFQPGEWYEGLLKPSWTPPNSAFGPAWTMLYVLMATSAWMVCKSAGIARAKGALAVYLFQLLLNASWSLVFFGLHRMGLGFVNIVLLWFAIAATAGLFWRHHKVATILLVPYLLWVGFAGVLNFTIWRLNA encoded by the coding sequence ATGCGTCAACGTGATCTGCGGTCCCCTCTTGTTTTGATTGGCTTTCTCGCTCTATCATTCATTGTTGCCTTGTCGGGAATCAGATTTCAGCCGGGTGAATGGTACGAGGGCCTGTTGAAACCGTCCTGGACGCCACCCAACTCGGCTTTTGGCCCAGCCTGGACCATGCTTTATGTCTTGATGGCAACCTCAGCCTGGATGGTATGTAAATCTGCTGGCATTGCAAGGGCCAAGGGGGCGCTTGCGGTGTACTTGTTTCAGCTTCTTCTCAATGCTTCCTGGTCCCTGGTTTTCTTTGGATTGCACCGCATGGGGCTTGGGTTTGTGAATATTGTTTTGCTGTGGTTCGCTATTGCCGCCACAGCCGGACTCTTCTGGCGGCACCACAAGGTGGCAACCATCTTGCTTGTTCCTTATCTGCTTTGGGTCGGATTCGCGGGCGTACTGAATTTCACTATTTGGCGACTCAATGCCTGA
- a CDS encoding NAD(P)H-binding protein: MTALPTNILLTGPTGFIGGRLLYALDQEGFRVRCLVRLSERLEIKRPLKREPEVAYADLLQPETLPPVMEGMDAAYYLVHSMGGRSIQETKAFAERDRRCARNFLKAAEEAGLKRIIYLGGLGETGDKLSKHLASRQEVANMLQSGRVETTALRAAVIIGAGGASFELLRYLAERLPVMMCPRWVNTRSQPIAVENVISYLVGCLRQPATSGLTLDIGGPDIISYREMMLIYAKVRGLHRFVFTVPVLTPRLSAYWINLITPVPAGIVFPLVEGLKNEVICRDNRIRDLVPVDLMSMEEAICTSLTETEKGPGQLPSRQACFIRQ, encoded by the coding sequence ATGACTGCATTGCCAACAAACATCCTGCTGACCGGCCCCACTGGATTTATCGGTGGTCGACTGCTGTATGCCCTTGATCAAGAAGGGTTTCGGGTTAGATGCCTCGTTCGCCTGTCGGAAAGGCTGGAAATCAAACGCCCCCTGAAACGGGAGCCAGAAGTGGCCTATGCCGATCTACTCCAACCGGAAACATTGCCGCCGGTCATGGAAGGCATGGACGCTGCCTATTATCTTGTACATTCCATGGGTGGCCGAAGCATACAGGAAACCAAGGCCTTTGCAGAGCGGGATCGAAGGTGTGCCAGGAATTTCCTAAAGGCGGCGGAAGAGGCTGGTTTGAAGCGAATTATCTACCTCGGAGGTCTCGGCGAGACAGGCGACAAACTCTCAAAGCATCTTGCCAGCCGGCAGGAAGTGGCGAACATGCTCCAGTCTGGCCGTGTGGAGACCACGGCACTGCGGGCAGCGGTCATTATCGGGGCGGGCGGTGCGTCCTTCGAACTGCTCCGTTATCTGGCGGAGCGTCTTCCGGTGATGATGTGCCCCCGCTGGGTAAACACCCGGTCTCAGCCGATTGCCGTTGAAAACGTGATTTCATACCTTGTGGGGTGCCTGCGCCAGCCCGCCACCTCGGGTTTGACCCTGGATATCGGAGGACCGGACATTATTTCCTATCGGGAAATGATGTTGATCTATGCGAAGGTGCGCGGATTACACCGGTTCGTTTTTACGGTCCCGGTCTTGACGCCTCGGCTGTCTGCCTACTGGATTAATCTGATAACGCCCGTCCCTGCCGGTATTGTTTTCCCCTTGGTAGAGGGCCTCAAGAACGAGGTCATTTGCAGAGACAATCGTATTCGAGACCTCGTTCCTGTGGACCTCATGAGCATGGAAGAGGCTATCTGCACCTCTCTCACCGAAACAGAAAAAGGGCCTGGTCAACTCCCTTCGAGACAAGCCTGCTTTATCCGCCAGTAA
- a CDS encoding MBL fold metallo-hydrolase produces MQCLSDSGRRRGVLVDADHVNCERTFIRYLKKHTIVPDTIKLIVITHVHFDHVGGLKDLKTRCRCPVAVHAMAASALSDGAVFSPPGTNPRPLGEILAESPQARKPTSPLTTPVHTSGCPRQLAVCPNTA; encoded by the coding sequence CTGCAATGCCTATCTGATTCAGGGAGAAGGCGGGGCGTCCTTGTTGACGCCGACCATGTAAACTGCGAGAGAACCTTCATTCGGTATTTAAAAAAACACACCATTGTTCCTGACACCATCAAGCTCATTGTCATCACCCACGTCCATTTTGATCACGTGGGAGGCTTGAAGGACCTCAAGACAAGGTGCCGGTGTCCGGTGGCCGTCCACGCCATGGCAGCGTCGGCGCTGAGTGATGGGGCCGTTTTTTCCCCTCCAGGAACCAACCCAAGGCCTTTGGGGGAAATCCTTGCTGAATCACCCCAGGCACGAAAACCTACGAGTCCTCTTACAACCCCCGTACACACCTCCGGCTGCCCCCGTCAACTGGCGGTTTGTCCCAACACGGCATAG